The DNA window TGTCCTGGTGGCGCGTCACGCCTTGGTGGCCGTGGGCCGAGGCGTCGCGCCAGGACTGACCGAGGGCACCTGCGCCACGGGGACCGCGGCCGCCTTGCCCGCGCCCACGTGCATGCGGTGCTTCACCTCGGCGAAGCGCTCACGGGCCTCCTTCTCCGGGAACAGCAGGGACACGGCCACCCCCACGAAGAAGGCCAGGGGCATGGTGATGATGCCTGGGTTCTTCAGGGGGAACAGGGCGCTGGTGTTCTTCAGCAGGTCGATTTGAACGGTGGGCGACAGGAAGATGAGCACCACCGCGCTGAAGGAGCCCGTCAGCATGCTGGCCACCGCGCCATTCGTGGTGAACTTCTTCCACGCCATGGACAGGAGCAGTGCGGGGAAGTTGGCGCTCGCGGCGATGGCGAACGCCAGCCCCACCATGAAGGCCACGTTCTGGCCCTTGAAGACCACGCCCAGCACCACCGCGAGCACGCCCAGGAAGAGGCTGGCCAGCCGCGCCACCTTGAGCTGCTCGTGCTCCGGAGCCTGGCCCTTGCGCACCACGCTGGACCACAAGTCATGGGACAGCGCCGCCGCGCCGGAGAGCGTGAGGCCGGCCACCACCGCGAGGATGGTGGCGAAGGCCACCGCGGAGATGAAGCCCAGAAAGCCCGTGCCGCCCACCACCTCCGCCAGCATGGGCGCGGCCATGTTGCCGCCCTTGTCCACGCCGGTGATGGACTGACGGCCCACGAGCACCGCCGCGCCGAAGCCCAGGATGAACGTGACGAGGTAGAAGTAGCCGATGAGACCCGTGGCGTAGAACACGCTGCTGCGCGCCGCCTTCGCGTCCGGCACCGTGTAGAAGCGCATCAGGATGTGCGGCAGGCCCGCTGTGCCGAACATCAACGCCAGCCCCAGCGACACCGTCTCCACGGGGTTGCTCACCAGCGTGCCCGGCGCCAGCACCTGCTCGCCGTACTGTCGCGAGGCTTCGTTGAACAACGCCACCGGGCTGAAGCCGAACCGGTAGAGCACCGCGCCCGCCAGCGCGGAGGCGCCCGCGAGCAGCAGCACCGCCTTCACGATTTGCACCCACGTGGTGGCGATCATCCCGCCGAACAGCACGTAGAGAATCATCACCACGCCGACGATGACGACGGCGACCTCGTAGGAGAGCCCGAAGAGCAGGTGGATGAGGTTGCCTGCGCCCACCATCTGCGCAATCAGGTAGAAGCTCACCACGGTGAGCGTGCCCAGCGCCGCGGATAGGCGCACCGGCGTCTGCTTGAGCCGGTACGCCACCACGTCCGCGAAGGTGTACTTGCCCAGGTTGCGCAGGGGCTCCGCGATGAGGAACGTCACCACGGGCCAGCCCACCAGCCAGCCCACCGAGTAGATGAGCCCGTCGAAGCCGGAGAGCGCCACCAGGCCCGCGATGCCCAGGAAGCTGGCGGCGCTCATGTAGTCGCCCGCCAGCGCGAAGCCGTTCTGCAGGGCGCTCACACCGCCGCCCGCCGCGAAGAACTCCGACGTCGTCTTCGTCTTTCGCGCCGCCCACCAGGTGATGGCCAGCGTGACGCCGACGAAGAGCAGGAAGAAGAAGATGGCCGTGGCGTTGGGCTGGCCCAACTGCGAGCCCGTCGTGGATGTGGGGTTCATGAGGGCGTCCCTTTCAGCGGCGCAGTTGGCTCAGGGCCCGGTCGTACTTGCCGTTCGCCCAGAGCATGTAGATGCCCGTCAGCGCCCAGGCGGTGACGATGACGAGGGCACCCAGGACGATGCCCACCGACAGGCCAGGGACGAGCTGCTGGCCCATGAGCGGCTTGTTGAAGGCCACCAGCAGGATGAAGCCGAAGTAGGCCACCAGCGTGGCCACCGTGAGCGCGGCGGCCACCCGCCAGCGCGAGGAGGCGAGTGCTTCCAGGGCATCGTTTCGAGAGGGCTCGGACATGTCGTGTCTCGGCGGGAGGGTCAGGACTTCGCGCGGGCGGGAAGCGACTTCGTGAGCAGCTCGTCGAGCACGGCGGGGTCGGCCAAAGTGGTGGCGTCACCCAGGTTCTCCGTCTCGCCGGAGGCAATCTTGCGCAGCATGCGGCGCAGAATCTTGCCGGAGCGCGTCTTGGGCAGGCCGTTGACCACCACCACCCGGTCCGGCGTGGCGATGGGGCCGATGACGTGGCGAACCTGCTCCTTGAGCGCGCCCACCATCTGCTCGGTGGACGTCTCCAGCCAGTCCGGCTTCACGGTGACGAAGGCGCAGACGCCCGTGCCCTTGATGTCGTGGGGGAAGCCCACCACGGCGGCCTCGGCCACGGCCTCGTGGGCGACGAGCGCGCTCTCCACCTCCGCGGTGCCCAGCCGGTGGCCGGACACGTTGAGGACGTCGTCGACGCGGCCGGTAATCCAGTAGTAGCCGTCCTCGTCGCGGCGGCAGCCGTCGCCGGTGAAGTACAGGTTGGGGAAGCGCGAGTAGTACGTCTCCACGAAGCGCTGGTGGTGGCCGTACAGCGTGCGCGCCTGTCCCGGCCACGAGCGCGCCAGGCACAGGTTGCCGCTGACGCCGTTGCCTTCAATCACCCGGCCCTCCTCGTCCATCAGCACGGGCTCCACGCCGAAGAAGGGCAGGGTGGCGGAGCCCGGCTTGCACGGCGTGGCGCCGGGCAGCGGCGAGATGAGGATGCCGCCCGTCTCAGTCTGCCACCACGTGTCGATGACGGGGCAGCGGCCCTCGCCCACCACGTCGTGGTACCAGCGCCATACCTCCGGGTTGATGGGCTCCCCCACGCTGCCCAGCAGGCGCAGCGACTTGCGCGAGGACTTCTTCACCCACGCGTCGCCCTCCTTGATGAGCGCGCGCAGCGCGGTGGGCGCGGTGTAGAGGACGGTGGCCTTCACGTCGTCCACCACCTTCCAGAGCCGGCCCGCGTCGGGATACGAGGGCGTGGACTCGAAGAGGACGGTGGTGGTGCCGTTGGCGAGCGGTCCGTAGAGCAGGTAGCTGTGGCCCGTCACCCAGCCCAGGTCCGCGGTGCAGAAGTGGATGTCGTCTGGGCGCACGTCGAAGACGTAGTGGTGCGTGGTCGCCGCGTAGACCAGGTAGCCGCCCGTGGTGTGCAGCACGCCCTTGGGCTTCCCGGTGGAGCCGGAGGTGTAAAGGATGAAGAGCGGGTCCTCCGCGTCCATCCACTCGGCGGGACAGACGCCCCGGTGGCGCGCCATCTCCGCGTCCAGCCAGAAGTCGCGGCCCTCCACCATGGGGACCTCGCGCGGCGTGCGCTGGGCCACCAGGACGGACGTCACCTGGGTGAGCCCCTCCACGGCCTCGTCGGCGATGGCCTTGGTGGGCACACTCTTGGGGCCCC is part of the Myxococcus landrumus genome and encodes:
- the acs gene encoding acetate--CoA ligase; this translates as MTVAKDSFVAPKEHFSRASHVRSLEDYQRLYRQSLDAPESFWGVQAQRLTWFHPPGAVREMNAEQVDFSWFGGGKLNVAYNCVDRHARERPGKTAILWAKNEPGEYQAITFRELQHHVGRVANVLKAHGVRKGDRVCIYLPMIPELAYTMLACARIGAVHSVVFAGFSAESLRERILDSGAKVLVTANEGPRGPKSVPTKAIADEAVEGLTQVTSVLVAQRTPREVPMVEGRDFWLDAEMARHRGVCPAEWMDAEDPLFILYTSGSTGKPKGVLHTTGGYLVYAATTHHYVFDVRPDDIHFCTADLGWVTGHSYLLYGPLANGTTTVLFESTPSYPDAGRLWKVVDDVKATVLYTAPTALRALIKEGDAWVKKSSRKSLRLLGSVGEPINPEVWRWYHDVVGEGRCPVIDTWWQTETGGILISPLPGATPCKPGSATLPFFGVEPVLMDEEGRVIEGNGVSGNLCLARSWPGQARTLYGHHQRFVETYYSRFPNLYFTGDGCRRDEDGYYWITGRVDDVLNVSGHRLGTAEVESALVAHEAVAEAAVVGFPHDIKGTGVCAFVTVKPDWLETSTEQMVGALKEQVRHVIGPIATPDRVVVVNGLPKTRSGKILRRMLRKIASGETENLGDATTLADPAVLDELLTKSLPARAKS
- a CDS encoding solute symporter family protein yields the protein MNPTSTTGSQLGQPNATAIFFFLLFVGVTLAITWWAARKTKTTSEFFAAGGGVSALQNGFALAGDYMSAASFLGIAGLVALSGFDGLIYSVGWLVGWPVVTFLIAEPLRNLGKYTFADVVAYRLKQTPVRLSAALGTLTVVSFYLIAQMVGAGNLIHLLFGLSYEVAVVIVGVVMILYVLFGGMIATTWVQIVKAVLLLAGASALAGAVLYRFGFSPVALFNEASRQYGEQVLAPGTLVSNPVETVSLGLALMFGTAGLPHILMRFYTVPDAKAARSSVFYATGLIGYFYLVTFILGFGAAVLVGRQSITGVDKGGNMAAPMLAEVVGGTGFLGFISAVAFATILAVVAGLTLSGAAALSHDLWSSVVRKGQAPEHEQLKVARLASLFLGVLAVVLGVVFKGQNVAFMVGLAFAIAASANFPALLLSMAWKKFTTNGAVASMLTGSFSAVVLIFLSPTVQIDLLKNTSALFPLKNPGIITMPLAFFVGVAVSLLFPEKEARERFAEVKHRMHVGAGKAAAVPVAQVPSVSPGATPRPTATKA
- a CDS encoding DUF485 domain-containing protein gives rise to the protein MSEPSRNDALEALASSRWRVAAALTVATLVAYFGFILLVAFNKPLMGQQLVPGLSVGIVLGALVIVTAWALTGIYMLWANGKYDRALSQLRR